A window of Panicum virgatum strain AP13 chromosome 8K, P.virgatum_v5, whole genome shotgun sequence contains these coding sequences:
- the LOC120645794 gene encoding serine/threonine-protein phosphatase 7 long form homolog, whose product MSDTVARYKKSVLKPLRPRLHKPMRWDDRYAPYLKRAGFLLLAWLVKEGLPGMDNAALTALVDRWRPETHTFHLPSGEMSITLQDVAMLFGLRIDGRAVTGSICPNGWRERVELLFGVHPPEPPEDTKDKRPTGVTSAWLTQHFGTPPGADANGGTVARFARAWLWHLIAGFLFPDSSGNTISWMWLELIGQDWDNIATFSWGNTTLGWLYRQLCDACRRSKDSANLGGCAYLLQLWMWERLPVGRPERYAHGVTPLYEGEAVATVGWLWNNIGTVQGNPGRRYIDYSNALDCLNAAHVEWQPYNRMEVQNMNLSPQCMRDNEYWRSVCPLICYYIVEYHLPNRVMRQFGILQSCPPEYINTSHELHGTDRWKQQGATNWEEKHLAYVNAWNGRGNNIVYGGPVHREAQFNIYLDWLKKNTRLKLKAALDDTHIEDLPSDPEDVFAEYDAHTRMGMQPERGPFEDYIGQQLSRFDNEAGQALRVPIGSPDEATVLRGFLQGLSPSQLFRRRWLVSGGPGDRRLGGNGGSDGGCGELGCGDLR is encoded by the exons ATGAGCGACACCGTGGCAAGATACAAGAAGAGC GTTTTGAAGCCTCTACGCCCCCGCCTTCACAAGCCTATGCGGTGGGATGATAGGTATGCACCGTACCTAAAACGGGCTGGATTCCTCCTGTTGGCGTGGCTAGTCAAGGAGGGACTCCCCGGTATGGACAATGCAGCTTTAACAGCTCTGGTGGACCGGTGGAGGCCTGAGACACACACATTCCACCTTCCCAGCGGTGAGATGTCAATTACACTCCAAGATGTGGCAATGCTATTTGGGCTTCGTATAGATGGTAGAGCCGTAACTGGTAGCATCTGTCCAAATGGATGGAGAGAAAGAGTGGAGCTGTTGTTTGGAGTGCACCCACCCGAACCACCGGAAGACACGAAGGATAAGAGGCCTACGGGAGTGACCTCAGCTTGGTTGACGCAACATTTTGGTACACCACCTGGAGCGGATGCTAATGGCGGGACGGTTGCTAGGTTCGCTCGGGCATGGCTATGGCATTTGATCGCCGGGTTTCTATTTCCTGATTCGAGCGGGAACACAATCTCATGGATGTGGCTAGAACTAATTGGTCAAGACTGGGACAATATTGCCACTTTCAGCTGGGGGAACACAACACTTGGGTGGTTGTACCGTCAGCTGTGTGATGCTTGTAGGCGGAGCAAAGATAGTGCAAATCTTGGTGGTTGTGCTTACCTATTGCAACTGTGGATGTGGGAGCGCCTTCCTGTTGGCCGGCCGGAGCGTTATGCTCATGGA GTTACGCCATTATACGAgggagaggctgtggctacaGTGGGTTGGTTATGGAACAATATTGGTACCGTGCAGGGtaatccaggaaggcggtacATAGACTACAGCAATGCCCTTGATTGCCTAAATGCTGCACAC GTTGAATGGCAACCATACAATCGCATGGAGGTGCAAAACATGAATCTTAGTCCGCAATGCATGAGGGATAATGAATACTGGCGCTCAGTTTGCCCTCTTATTTGCTATTACATTGTTGAGTACCACCTTCCAAATCGGGTGATGCGCCAATTTGGAATACTTCAGTCTTGTCCGCCTGAGTATATTAATACTAGCCATGAGTTGCACGG AACTGATCGATGGAAGCAGCAGGGTGCCACAAACTGGGAGGAGAAGCACCTTGCATATGTGAATGCTTGGAATGGTCGAGGCAACAACATAGTTTATGGTGGCCCTGTTCACCGTGAGGCCCAGTTCAATATATATTTGGACTGGTTGAAGAAAAACACACGGCTAAAGCTCAAGGCTGCATTGGACGATACCCACATCGAGGATCTACCTTCGGACCCCGAAGATGTCTTTGCCGAATATGATGCTCACACGAGAATGGGTATGCAGCCCGAGCGAGGACCCTTTGAAGACTACATT GGGCAGCAACTTAGTCGTTTTGATAACGAGGCGGGACAAGCGTTGAGGGTGCCAATAGGATCACCGGATGAGGCCACCGTGCTGAGGGGATTCTTACAG